The Vibrio aerogenes nucleotide sequence TTCCTCTCTCTGATGCAATCGAACAATACTTCAAACAATGCGAAGTATAATAGTAAAGAATATGATGAAACCATGGATCAGGCCATTCTCAGTTCATCAGATGCAGAAAGAAATAAACTGTATGAGCACGCAGAAGAACTGCTGACCAGAGATATGCCAATTGCCCCGATTTATCAGTATGTAAAATCCCGCCTGCTTTCTCCACGTGTTGGCGGTTACCCATATCATAATGCCGAAGAAAAAATCTATACCAAGGATTTATATATCAAGGCAAAATAATATCCGCTTAAAACTATAATCAGATAATCAGGCGTGCATGTAATTGATACATGCACGGCCTTTTTAATCTATATTTTTCAAAAAGAAGAGTGAGTTTATGTTTAAATTCATCGCCAAAAGGATTTTGGAGGCGATTCCGACTTTGTTGGTTTTAATCACCGTATCCTTTTTTTTAATGCGTTTTGCACCCGGAAGCCCTTTTTCCAGTGAGCGCGGACTGCCGCCACAGGTCATGGCAAATATCAATGCTGAATATGGTTTGGATAAACCTGTCAGCAGCCAGTATTTCACTTATCTGACCAACATTTTACAGGGAAATTTTGGCCCTTCATTTAAATACAAAGATTACACGGTTAATGAGTTGATTGCCGGCGCATTACCAGTTTCAGCAAAAGTCGGTGCCGTCGCATTTGTATTTACAGTTTTTTTTGGTGTTGCTATCGGGACGATCTCAGCACTCAAACAAAATACCTGGATCGATTATACGGTCATGGCCACAACCATGCTGGGAATCGTGATTCCCTCATTTGTATTTGCTCCGGTCTTGATTTACGTATTTGCAATCAATCTGGAATGGTTCCCGGCCGGCGGCTGGAATGACGGCTCATTCTACTATATGACGCTTCCGGTACTGGGCATGTCCATGCTTTACATTGCGACTTTTGCCCGGATTACGCGTGGTTCAATGATTGAAACACTTAACAGTAACTTTATCCGGACTGCCCGGGCCAAAGGATTAAGCTATCGCTATATCATCATAAAGCATGCTTTGAAACCCGCTTTGTTACCTGTCGTTTCCTATATGGGCCCTGCATTTGTCGGGATTATTACCGGATCAGTCGTGATTGAAACAATTTTTGGTCTGCCGGGTATCGGTAAACTCTTCGTCAATGCTGCATTTAACCGCGACTATTCACTGGTACTCGGAATTACCATTTTAATTGGCTTCCTGTTCATTCTGTT carries:
- the oppB gene encoding oligopeptide ABC transporter permease OppB encodes the protein MFKFIAKRILEAIPTLLVLITVSFFLMRFAPGSPFSSERGLPPQVMANINAEYGLDKPVSSQYFTYLTNILQGNFGPSFKYKDYTVNELIAGALPVSAKVGAVAFVFTVFFGVAIGTISALKQNTWIDYTVMATTMLGIVIPSFVFAPVLIYVFAINLEWFPAGGWNDGSFYYMTLPVLGMSMLYIATFARITRGSMIETLNSNFIRTARAKGLSYRYIIIKHALKPALLPVVSYMGPAFVGIITGSVVIETIFGLPGIGKLFVNAAFNRDYSLVLGITILIGFLFILFNMIVDILLAYIDPKIRY